In Silene latifolia isolate original U9 population chromosome X, ASM4854445v1, whole genome shotgun sequence, the following proteins share a genomic window:
- the LOC141622158 gene encoding UDP-glycosyltransferase 72E1-like, translated as MVNPSKPHIALLASPGLGHLIPIVELAKRLVAQHGFTVTVFAVTTGAHQAENKLLCSATSSCAGLFSTVALPNVVNDSLDIDPSAGILPRILAMVRCTLPTLRSSISDMKVKPVAIIVDQFGIEAVKVVAEEFNMLKYVFIASNAWFLAYLTYLPYLQKRVYPNTPLYIPGCKSIPGGDLLDHTFEPDSRAYRDFVSMGRDITRVDGIFINTWEDLEPETLGTFKDGMSLNSIVKVPVYPIGPVIRRPKEVAKNKLTEWLDDQLDESVIYVSFGSGGTLSTQQTIELAWGLELSKHRFIWVFRPPTENDSSASLFKSMDKADESISKCLPNGFLDRTRDRGIIVSKWINQEEILQHRSIGGFISHCGWNSVNESIVNGVPLIAWPLYAEQNMNATMLVEDLGIAIRPKVKPSKGLVRREEIEKMVKFVMDSEGFGLRKRVKDLQISANLALKEDGSSYSALSKVARDCNKKFQSNQPYEKCN; from the coding sequence ATGGTTAACCCATCAAAACCCCACATTGCACTCTTAGCTAGTCCAGGATTAGGCCATCTAATCCCAATTGTCGAGCTAGCGAAGCGCCTTGTAGCACAACACGGATTCACTGTCACAGTTTTCGCCGTGACAACCGGGGCCCACCAGGCCGAGAACAAGCTGCTTTGTTCCGCCACTTCATCATGTGCCGGACTCTTCAGTACTGTGGCCCTTCCCAATGTTGTAAATGACTCATTAGACATTGACCCTAGCGCGGGTATACTCCCACGTATCTTGGCTATGGTTAGGTGTACCTTGCCTACCCTACGATCCTCAATTTCCGACATGAAAGTTAAGCCGGTGGCCATTATTGTCGATCAATTCGGGATTGAGGCGGTCAAGGTGGTGGCAGAAGAGTTTAATATGTTGAAATATGTATTTATTGCTTCTAATGCATGGTTCTTGGCCTACCTTACCTACTTGCCATACTTGCAAAAAAGAGTTTACCCAAATACACCCTTATATATCCCTGGCTGTAAATCGATCCCGGGTGGGGATTTATTAGATCACACATTTGAGCCTGATAGTAGGGCTTACCGCGATTTTGTTAGTATGGGACGAGATATTACGAGAGTTGATGGTATTTTCATTAACACATGGGAGGATCTCGAACCTGAAACACTTGGTACATTTAAGGATGGTATGTCATTAAACTCGATTGTCAAGGTACCGGTTTACCCTATTGGGCCAGTGATTCGAAGGCCTAAAGAAGTTGCGAAAAATAAATTAACAGAGTGGTTGGATGATCAACTCGATGAGTCGGTTATATATGTATCATTCGGAAGTGGTGGTACTCTATCAACTCAACAAACTATAGAGTTAGCTTGGGGTTTGGAATTGAGCAAGCATAGGTTTATTTGGGTATTTCGGCCTCCTACCGAAAATGATAGTTCTGCTTCTCTTTTTAAGTCGATGGATAAAGCGGATGAATCGATCTCCAAGTGTTTACCAAATGGGTTCTTGGATCGAACCCGGGATCGTGGGATTATAGTCTCAAAGTGGATAAACCAAGAGGAAATCCTTCAACATAGATCAATTGGTGGATTTATAAGTCATTGTGGGTGGAATTCGGTGAATGAAAGTATTGTCAACGGAGTGCCATTAATCGCGTGGCCTCTTTACGCTGAACAAAATATGAATGCAACAATGTTGGTTGAAGACCTCGGAATTGCAATTCGACCTAAGGTAAAGCCGAGTAAGGGCCTAGTAAGAAGGGAAGAGATTGAGAAAATGGTGAAGTTTGTTATGGATAGTGAAGGATTTGGCCTAAGGAAGAGGGTGAAAGATCTTCAAATAAGTGCTAATCTAGCATTGAAAGAGGATGGTTCTTCTTATTCTGCTCTCTCCAAAGTTGCTAGGGATTGTAACAAGAAATTTCAGTCTAACCAACCTTATGAAAAGTGCAATTAG